Proteins found in one Mytilus edulis chromosome 2, xbMytEdul2.2, whole genome shotgun sequence genomic segment:
- the LOC139510880 gene encoding KRAB-A domain-containing protein 2-like, translating into MLISWMNDNDTRQWSGGLRFVQFQKNRSYHRVIDQSPYHALFGSDPKIGLSSSSLPKELLPNLETEEDLEKVFKEVSEENSEIEIDGTDENTDAESVESERELNDSGSTSTTIEVVSEEVETLIIRARKRALSGQQIQADVLTRNTKQKLSELSIGDNVIIPIPQYDRAPTDPRNIQGVVVEVGNFGYRVGTIATNNNLFKVKIQIIICTIFLYKL; encoded by the coding sequence ATGCTCATATCATGGATGAATGACAATGACACACGACAGTGGTCTGGAGGTTTGCGCTTTgtgcaatttcagaaaaatagaTCATATCACAGAGTAATTGATCAATCACCTTATCATGCTCTGTTTGGTTCTGACCCAAAGATAGGTTTATCTTCATCTTCTTTGCCCAAGGAACTTTTGCCAAATCTTGAAACTGAGGAAGATCTGGAGAAAGTGTTTAAAGAGGTTTCAGAGGAGAACAGTGAAATTGAGATTGATGGAACGGATGAAAACACAGATGCTGAATCGGTAGAATCAGAAAGAGAACTTAACGATTCTGGATCAACAAGTACAACTATTGAAGTAGTATCAGAGGAAGTCGAAACCCTAATCATTCGTGCTAGAAAACGTGCATTGTCTGGCCAACAAATCCAAGCAGATGTCCTTACAAGAAATACAAAACAGAAACTGAGTGAGTTATCTATTGGAGACAACGTTATTATCCCAATACCACAATATGACCGAGCACCGACCGATCCAAGGAACATACAAGGTGTTGTTGTAGAAGTAGGAAATTTTGGATATCGTGTAGGGACAATAGCTACAAATAACAATTTGttcaaagtcaaaatacaaattataatttgtacaatttttttgtacaaattataa